DNA from Osmerus mordax isolate fOsmMor3 chromosome 2, fOsmMor3.pri, whole genome shotgun sequence:
TGTCATCGAAACACAGAAGCTTACAGTAGGAACACAGATATATGAATGAGGATGAAAAAACATTTGAACATATGACAAGGCAATAGCTAATCTACTGTGATTAACATGAGCACATAGGACATCCTGGTTCTTCCACCGGTCCTCACCAGAGGGACACATGGGACAGCACTTGTCTCCTCTCAGGTACTCTGCTGGGCCACACCCAGTACAGAGTCCAGTGTGGAGAAACAGGAACAATATCTACAAATATTGGAAAAAAGAGAAGTGGCATTAGTATGTTTATAAAACTAGCACTGCTGTTGTGACATGGCATGTTACATAAAGCACTAGATAAATTAGACATAAGTTTGGTATAATTAGTCCtaataaaatgtatattgtGTTTCAAGGATTTGAAGCTACAATGCTAAATGGAGAGCctactgtctctctgactgaaGATGCCATTCACCTGAAAATGAAAGTGGTTCTCCATTGATCCGGAAAAGTAAACATCTGAAAAATGACACATTAAATCTGAGTTTGTATTTATTCAGACCTTAAACATCAAACAGAAAAAGTTATGAAATCTCATTGCTTGCATATAATTAGTCAAATACACAATTTTGGAGCATCACAATATGAAGGACATTTTAGGAACAAGTTCAGACagttgttacacaaacacgtatgaaacacacatccacacgtgAAACGTTCACATAGACACATATGAAACGCATGACATGTTCATACAACTAACATGAAACAGGCGTATTCATACATATGAAATATGTATGTAAGATACAGGTGGAACGGACTCACACTTACATAAAGCATATGAAACGCTTCTGTTCATCTGTAGGAACATTtcataagtatgtgtgtgtgtgtgtgtgtgtgtgtgtgtgtgtgtgtgtgtgtgtgtgtgtgaatctggcAAATCTAAAGCTGTTGACAGTCTGTTTATTGAACACAATATTTGCTCAGCAGTGAGATAGTTGATGATACAGAGAATTATTATTAAGTATTAACTATTAAATATCCTAAGTTAGCTTAGTAATCACATCTGAAAGTAAAACTATCAAGTTGCCACAGACGTATGCTGTGTTACGGTTGGTTACATGAGACAAAAACAGATACCATGATCGTCCGAGATTGCAAAGTAACAATGCCATGTGAAGGAATGTAGTCAGACCAATACTACCCACCTTTTTGTAACCATTTAATgacaaaatatttacatttggACTAATCAAGAAATGAATCAGTTAAAAGAAGCCTTTCATCAGTACATCCTCTCTTTTCCACTACATTCCCTTCATCACTGGTtaagaggaggggagcagggagaggaaggggagcaaACTGAAAGCTACATCAAAACAAGATCTCCTTGATGAAAAAGAGAATGATATCTTATTTGCCATAAAGCGCAAATGTGACTTTTATCAAATGTAATCTTACCAGCTGTTTAAGAAGCTGAAGATTTTgcaaaaacacagaaaaggTTTGAGGTTTCAGTAGAGCTTGGTTCTTGGTTCTCGGTCTGAACTGATGGTGCTCTTGGTTGCAGTTCTCTTCAAACAATACCAACTTGTTTTTATCACCCTATGATAAAACAACAATCCCTCCCACCGAACTTAAACGTGTAGACGCATCAGTGTCTGGCCTCACACACTGTCCCTGACTGGACTGAGATCGAGCGTTACAACTCCTCACTGTGAGCGTCTCTGAGACATCCTAGCATTCCCCCATCTCTACAGGGATAACTGTTGTTGATGTGACtgcagaataataataataatttatttaatttataaTGCACTCTACATTCTGAATCTCAGAGTAATTACATATCACAATTTGGAATACTTGAACATTTGTGATTCAATCAAGAATATTATAAAGGTGTTATTATCAAAATTATTTGTTGTTTATGTCGTACAACATAAATGTTGTCTGAGCACTTATTTCGCCGTTCCAAACCCAGGCCATAGCCCCGTTCCAAACCCAGGCCATAGCCCCGTTCCAAACCCAGGCCATGGCCCCTGTGGCTCCAGGGCCCTGCGGTGTCTGGGAGAGGATTTGGTGTTTGGCATCGGATAGAGGATCATTTAGTTGGTCATTAAGTGACTTCACTTCTAATTTCTGTAAAAGTAATtttaaagaaatgtgtcttatgcagtgtcaatgtgtgtttttcataACAAAAGGGTtcattacaattaaacaattagTCTATAGTGAGGAATCAGATAACATTATGTTGAAAATCGTTTTATTTCACTTAAATATTAGGGATATTATTTTTACTCTGTAATAAGGCATTTGTAATTCAAATCCCACACCGATGCTAAAGGCTGTTCTTGTATTCAGTCATCCTGTGAGTCTCAATTCGATGCTGCCCTCCTCTGGACAACTTTAGTTATCACATTTTGAATTCCTCTGAAAGTCACAGTCCAATGACGGCTAATTAACTAAGTTTACTGGGATCACCATTAGTTAGGGCCACCGCATTTAGTTATTACTTATAAGGTACGTCGGGCCAGCACAATGAATGCAGGAAGTGGTTCTGAATTCAGTGCAATGTTCATggaccaggtttcctggggaatACAATATCATTATGTTATTTAACGGACGTTATTCACCTTACATACAGAAAGGTGTGTGAAAGAATGTCCCAGTGGAGATGGACAGAATTATGTGACTATCCATTTAGATTCTGTATTTATTAGTATTAGACAACCAGCTGACTGGAGAGAAAGAATTTAACACCTCAACATAAGAATGACCAGTTCAGACACACTGCGGTACtaggcatgaaggtcagaggaacagagacagaacCTTTGAACATATGACAAGCCAATAGCTAATTTACTGTGATTAACATGAGCACATAGGAAATCCTGTTTGTTCCTCAGGTCCATAAACATCTGAAAAATGACACATTAAATCCAAGTTTGTATTTATGGATTTATTCAGACATTAAGCATCTCATCAAACAGAACAAGTTATCAAACCTCACTGATTGCATATAATTAGTCAAATACACAATTTTGGAGCATCAGAAAATGAGGGGCAGTTTAGGAAAAAGTTCAGACAGTTGttacacaactgtgtgtgtgtgtgtgtgtgtgtgtgtgtgtgcatgtgtgtgtgtgtcaagctgCTGACAGTCTGTTTATTGCAGTCAGGgccctcctgtctggccccccaatggtggaatcaacaccccacctccatcagggacactgcctgtctccccaccttcaataaaaggctcaagacgcacttgttccgggagtacaacggcacttaggaatgcttggctggacctgatgttagtttcctccaggatcacaatgactcgtattgagagacttgttgctcttgttggttagttgtaacggtttcaaattattgtactctctgtgaaatattttactgttgattgttttttcttcatccatgaaacaagtgaagtatttgagtagttgaatcatgcaatcaaaccaagtttttttaataattcagattaattaaacattttaaatagacttcagcaattcacataaataatattattttgtttgttcagaatcgtgatctctaaatacatatagtagcttgtgtatgtatcattttgttctatttaaagtcatgtatagTTGGTAGGGCCCTAAAATTACCCAAGCCCAGGGGCCCCCACCGCCCttagtcttccatttttgttagttaattgcattttctccaattgtCTGTTAATATGATATAAGATTTTTGAATCCTTGGGCCTATGCGGCCTCTTGGGCATATGTTGTTATATGCACttacaaaatataatatattgactccttcagtatgttgttgtaatttctttatttgttaGCGTGATTACTCATATCCTCCAGCCTCTGACTTTGCCTCAGTTTCAAGAACCGGCCCCAGCTCCAAACTAATTGAAGAGCCCTGCTCTAGTCTattacatgagaacatattTGATGTGCATGTTGTTTTGCAGCTTCTCCATTTCTCCTTCTGCCTTGTCATCTGACAGGTTTGTCCGCATTGTTAACATGGCAAGTCAGTCATCGTAACTATCTGCCTTGTGATTATCCTTCACTGCATTTATTAACAATCAGGGTGGTGACTTCAGTGGTTCCCAGATCCTACACGCAAGTTTCAGTCTAGAAACAGAACAGAGATTAGGCCTATACACTGCCAATGTTTGAATAGTGACATGACCTTTTACTACAGTACAAAGTGTTCTGTTCACCAGGAGTGGGGCTAGAATATGAGTTTGTTTACTTCTACAGACGGTTTCTCTTCCACTCATGTTGAGAAAGTAGAGAGGGGAAATATGTGGTTTCCTGTCAGATGTGATAAAAGGGACGCTTACACCACTGAATTTATGTTGCATGTAGCAAACATGTCTATATTTATGTCTGGAGCAGAAACTTGTtaaaacatatttgtttaaCTAAATGTCTAGTGCTGATGATGCATAAAAGACGCACATTTTACAACTTGTACTGTAGACCATATTGTTTATTATGAATTTGTCTTAAAATTCTTACTTGAAAGAAGGCACTGAATTATATTATAATTCTGTGTATACATACATGCTAGTTCATATGACCTGTGACAGTGACAAACATTGGACAGTATTTACAACAACTATCTGAAGGCCATATTCTTTTATATATCTTTGTTATCATTACAATTTTACAGAATCtttatctccctgtctgtctcaatgGTGCCAAACACTGGGTAAATCTTCCCTGCGTCATCAAGGTCAGCATCAAAGGTGTAGATGTGACGTTTCTGCTGAGCATCATAGAAGGacacctgcccctcctccataTCCAGGAACACCCCTAACCTACAGGGTGCAGACTGCTCCAGCTTAGTGACTGGTGAGGTCATGGCCATCAGCTGACCCAGCTGCAGACGGAGGGTCCAGTAACCAGCTGTTGTGTTGAGGTTAACAAATCCATTTCGAGGAGCAGACTCTCTGACCACTCCTATCCTCCACTCATTCTTCCCTctgacctccacctcccagtaatGTCTGCCTGAGGTAAATCCCtgtgctccctgaacacaccaccACCCATCGTACTGACTAGGAGTCCTGCTGTATCCATCCCAGGGGTTGTGTTGACTCTCAATGATGGTGTCCATCTTCACTCTTTTCCTGTCCCTGGACACTTTGAGGCTTGGATTTGCTGTTTCTGGATCCAGTGTGATGTCATCTACAATGCAATGAAATAAAGTTAATATCAGTCTATTCATATTTTTAATACATAGCATAAATTGTCAGAGTTGCTTTGCATGTGTTGATGGCGAATGAGTAGGTAAAGAAACTATTAGCTGAAACTATTTGGCGTTATCTTGTGAAAGCTATCTCCAGTATGTATCTTCATTATTGTTTTCTTACCTGATGCTTTAGAAATCCAGTCCCAAACTGTGAAAGACAAAAActaaatttagatttttttttaaggcaGACAATGTTTTTTTAGACAAGAAAGGAGTACACACCTGAGTCAGGAATGTGATTCAGAGCCACTAAAATGGATAAAAACAACAATATTTATTTGGTTACACTTTAGATTTAGATAACACCAAATGCCTTCTAGATGTGTCACATTCTGAGACCTACCTCTGCTCCCAAACCTCTGCTTGGTTGTGAGCCACTGCTTGGAAATGGAGCcctgaaaatgaaatgaaaacaaaaccaCTGAATGTCACGACATGTCTTTAATCATCCTGAATGCCACAGTTGGGGAGTTTAGAGTTTGCATGAAGGCCTCACCTCATTTGTATGTTCCTGCAACAAACTCCAGATGAGGAAGTCCATGACAGGGAGCATGCTGGGAAGGTTTCCTCTCTTCCACTGTCTCTCCAGGTCCTgcagcactgaacacacatcctcccccaGACACACCTTGTCCTGCAGGGACACCAACATGGGATGAGACCAGGGAGATTCTCTACACTACAGTTTACTATGCAACATGATGAACATGTGTGTGCTGCTCATTTCACCTGCTCCCTGGTGTTGAGGCTCCAGGCCCAGTCAGACAGCACCTTCCTGGCTTCCTTCAGTCTGAGTTCCTGATCTGGCATCTGATCATTTGTGGTTTGATTATGTTCCTCTTTCATCTGGGAATAAACCGAAGTTTCATCCAGGTCACAAGTTATGCAGCTGATATGGAACTTACAGTCAACACAGTCAACATAGTCTTGTAGTTGAATTAACATTGTCCTAGCAGTACTATATAATTTGAGATATCTTGAGCAAGCAAAATCAACTTAGAGGTGCGTGTTTATAGTGAGGATGCTGGCACAAGGCCAGTGTCTAACCTGTTCTGGTAACTTAAGAGGTGTGTTTATAGTGAGGATGCTGGCACAAGGCCAGTGTCTAACCTGTTCTGGCAACAGTGAGTGCTTTACTTCGTCAGCCCAGTGCAGGATGCAGTCTTGTCTCTCCTCAACACTAGATCCATCTTCACAGGCTCTGGTCAGCAGTGACGAGTCTCTAATCTGTGTAGAACGACACAGGACCATTTAGGACTGTCTCGTGGTTTGGAAGACAGTTGATCTGATCTTGTCTCTAATCTCTGTCTTAAAACATTGTGAACTGACCTACCTGAAGAATCTTGTTAAGGTCATCTGATAGACCTCTGATGATAAGTTTAGACTCATCGAAGGTGAAATCTTCTTTCTCCTGGTATCCCTGGGGGTAAACAGTCAGGGCTTTACAGTGTCTGATGATTTATGAAAGGATATTTATTATGATATtcaaggaaaatacattttctttttgtcctCACCAAAAACATGAGAACTTTTCTCTTGACACGTTCCATCAACTGTTATATTGAAAATACAGAGACATGTTATATACAGAAGACATGTTATACACAGAAAAACATTCTACTGCTCATTCCAGTAAATGTTGATAACACTGTAGACCATTTGCTCAGCAGTGCGATTGTTGATGATAAAGCAAACTACTTGATTTGCCTAGGTAGCTTAGTAACCACACCTGAAAGTTAACCTATCGAGTTTagcagacatt
Protein-coding regions in this window:
- the si:dkey-18p12.4 gene encoding SPRY_PRY_C-I_1 domain-containing protein, encoding MAPQTAERVCGSHGSFGSPFKKPKETTSSSQPFTKPQMKLMERVKRKVLMFLGYQEKEDFTFDESKLIIRGLSDDLNKILQIRDSSLLTRACEDGSSVEERQDCILHWADEVKHSLLPEQMKEEHNQTTNDQMPDQELRLKEARKVLSDWAWSLNTREQDKVCLGEDVCSVLQDLERQWKRGNLPSMLPVMDFLIWSLLQEHTNEGSISKQWLTTKQRFGSRVALNHIPDSVWDWISKASDDITLDPETANPSLKVSRDRKRVKMDTIIESQHNPWDGYSRTPSQYDGWWCVQGAQGFTSGRHYWEVEVRGKNEWRIGVVRESAPRNGFVNLNTTAGYWTLRLQLGQLMAMTSPVTKLEQSAPCRLGVFLDMEEGQVSFYDAQQKRHIYTFDADLDDAGKIYPVFGTIETDREIKIL